From the Salvelinus fontinalis isolate EN_2023a chromosome 21, ASM2944872v1, whole genome shotgun sequence genome, the window agtcaaatcaaatgttattggtcacatacacatggttagcagatgttactgcgagtgtagcgaaatgcttgtgcttctagttccgacactgcagcaatatctaacatgtaatctaataattccacaacaactacttaatacacacaaatctaagtaaaggaatggaataagaatatatacatataaatatatggatgagtctGCCATACTTGACTGAGCAGTTTAGACTGACTGGAGTCTGTGAGAGGGGGCCATAATGCGATAGGTGTCCTTGTAATGATTTGCATTATCTATTCACACTAACTCCTCCCATACTTCAAGCCGACATTTCCCTCGTATTAGCGCAATTTTTTTTAAAACTTGAGAGCCACGCACTTAGCTAAAAAAAATTGGTCCAAGTCGATTTATTTGAAAGTGTGCCTTTAGAGTAaaaaatacacccccccccccactctcatgGGAAAGTGCCAGTAGATATCATGTTCTTGAGGACACGAATAAAACAGACCACTTTCCTAATTTGCCATGAGTGCACATTAACAATATTAGAGTGGTGAAGTAACTGCTCAGTCTAGTGTAACCTTACAGAGAAACTCAACACTGGACCCTGCAGATGAAATATTAATGGTCATATTGTTAGGAGACTCCAATAGGAGGAAATAAGGGCAGGAAGTGACATCACGTAGGAACTGTTGTTGTGGCCTCACCTCTCCGAAGAAAGACACCAGCGGGGAGATTTCACAGACAGCTGGTGGGTCTTCATCCCGTGTCACCCTAACAAGAATGTGAAAAGGGAAATAGAATTATCCCAATGTTTCAGGTGCAGGACAGAACAACATATAGGAAAAAATAAAAGATGTCTGCAAttctttttttacccccttttctccccaattttcgtggtatccaatcgctagtaattactatcttgtctcatcgctacaactcctcggttagcgcgcactgcacccgggccgccacaggagtcgctggagcgcgatgagacaaggatatccctaccggccaaaccctccctaacccggacgacgctaggccaattgtgcgtcgccccacggacctcccggtcgcggccggctgcgacagagcctgggcgcgaacccagagactctggtggcgcagcttgcgctgcgatgcagtgccctagaccactgcaccacccgggaggccccaagaTGTCTGCAATTTATATAATCCCAACTGTGATTTATTGGTGAgataagtgcacacacacacaccctctaatcCCCATATTTTATGTAGAGTAGCGCTCACTCCCACCTGGGTCTAGGAGGTAGGGATTTCCCTTGGGCATCCAGGAAGCTGGCTCCTGCAGCCACCGCCCAGCGGTAGTGCTGTGCCAGTAAGGATTGTCTGGCTGTGGTAGGAGTGTCCAGAGGTGCCCCATCAGCATTTTTCAATGGCGAGAATTCTTCCTCTCTCAGAACCTCAAATGCCACAAATTTCCTGCCAATGTCAGGAGGAAAATGTCTCTTATTTGGTGTGCTGGAGAATGTCATTCAGTAGCAAAATATTTTACTGTGTTCCGTTTACATTATATTTTACATGCATTAATATTACATTATTTTAAATAAGCAATCATTTTGGTAAAATAAGCAGTCAATTTATGGTTACTATGTAACGTTAGTAAAATTATCTAGAATATCATTAAAATATTGGAAACTGCAGGAAAATTGTGTAATGCAAATCAGTCCCAAAATTTGAATTTCACCTTGAAAACTGAAAGACATCAAAAACAAACTTCTCCATTTTGATCCCATTGGGCTTGGTGGGTTTCACCAGGTTTCCTTCTCTGTCCACAAAAGGGACTTTCTTAAGTGCCACGTGCTGCTTCAGCTGGCCCTGAAACTTCCTGAGGAGATAGGTGGACGAATGGAAGACATTACAAACTGTTATATCACAAGTTGGTTTTGCCCAGACAGTTGTATCAGCAATACAATATGACAAGACAGTGACAGTGTGCAAAATTGTGCAGGAGTGGGGTCCATGTAATTTCAACTCATTGCATTCCAGAAATTAATGTTAATTTAATTTATTCAACCATTACTTTCAGTAAGAAttgttttcatttttttcttcttcttcttactGAAGTGTTGTGCACATGACTTGTACATAGTAGTTTTATTTTTGCCCCATTACAGTATACATCTCTTCATCTCACTCACTGTGCCACTTCGTTGAGGAAGGGCCGTGTGAAGAAGTGGTTGCAGATGTTTCCTGCGCTGTACACCAGCTCTCCTCCTGGGTCTCGCTGCTCGGCCGTCTCTGGGCGGAGCTCGCTGTACTCCACCACCTGGTACACCCCCTTCACCTTGCACACCACGCCCACTGGCTCCGCTGGGTACGCCTTCTCAACTACCTGGAAATAGTCATGTCAACTATCATAACATTTGAAATCTTAAGAACGTAGAACCAAATGCGCATATAAATAACATGCATGTGACCAAGTTATAACAAGTATACAACCTAATAAGTGTGGATCAGGAAAACATGCCCGCATGATTACACTGTGGGTGTGATGATTCCCTTTCGTTTACCTTGGCACCGCAGTCTGCTCCTTTGCTCACGCAGAAACCAATGAAGATGGGGTCGGCCATTTTGACCAGGATGTTGTCTACACAGTAGACGTGGAGGTACTCCACACCCCTCTTTTCCATGTTCTCAAGTACCTTGTTATCCACCAGAGCTCGGTACAGGCCACCGTTTCCATCTAAAAAGGTTAGAGAGACGGAAAAGAGAATCATGGATTCATATGCACTGCCCCTATCAACTAAATTGCATTAAagatgcaatatgcagaaatcaaatcaaattgtattggtcacatacacatggttagcagatgttattgcgggtgtagcgaaatgcttgtgcttctagttccaacagtgcagtaatatctaacaattccccaacaactacctaatacacacaaatctaaaggggtgaatgagaatatgccATTTCCTGATtgttaaaattctaatagttagcctaatttcagtttatgtgacaaaacaagcagtcattgtgtaaAGCAGGAGTattcttaccctacgaggtccggagcatGCTGGTTTTCTGCTCTACctaataattaattgcacacacctggtgtcccaagtCTAAAGCAGTCGCTGATTAAatgggaacaatgaaaaaatgcagtggaactggctttgaggtccagagttgagtttgaggggagTAGAGACTCATTATACCATCTAAACTGCCGTGAAatgttttccataaccaaaaatattgtattttcagctgtttgaaactggtgtacaaaaccgaaagtaaaagatgaaAAACGAAATTTAGTAcgagaagcatagaaatagcctactgcttcttagactttctttcaacgagaatgacagatctgtaacacatttctatatgaatttggtcgggttgcccaaaaagttacatattccTGCTTTAACAAAAACTTCACTTTAATCTACCAACCCACTCCATGCCATTTTCTTACCCGGGGCCATAGCTATCTTCCCTTTGTCCTGTAGGATGACCTTTCCATCAAAGGTCACAGCAGGGATCATCCTTTGCTCGAACATGACCACGTCAGAGGGATCCAGACCAAAGTACTTATTCTCCTGGAAGAACTTCTTGGTAGGATCCAGGGTAAACTCACTGGTCATGATGTACCTGATGATGGCAGAACAGTAGCATAGAGCACAGAGGAAAACCAATGTCAGAGAGCAGGAACACTCAGTCAAATTGAGAACTTTGAAGTTTGCAAATATAACATTGTGTGATCTGCAGTTTAAGAgcactgttttttattttgatcATGTGTTTCTGAACATATTAAAATTGTGCCAGCTCATAAAATGAGAGCAGTCAATTGACGGCCATGAGATCTCACCATGGTACTGTGCACTTTGATCCATGCTTTGCATTCGTCAGCTCCTGTATTTTGCAGATGCGCTCTGCCTGGATTTGATACAGAGTTTTGCTGCTCGGGAGACCCACATTGTACATCCCTTTGGGGTATGGAACCCCAAGACGGGTCCCCTGGCCACCAGCCAACAGCAGCACAGCCACTCTGTTCTGGGAAATTTGCAAAAACCCTGTAAAAGGACAATACCAGAGGAAAGAAAACAATCATTACAGCACCATGACAAAGCACAGACAAACCAAAGAAACAAGGCTGACACTGACATTCACCAAACAGGTGTTCGTATCAACATTTGCATTTGCTGTGATTTTATAGAGTAAGCTACTATGTTGGTGCACTACAGTGGCCTGACAGTCCTCATTTACcattacaacaaaaaaatacacattttgggAATCCCTGACCTATGCTTGATCAAAATGTAAGTGTAATTGCCATACATTCAAATGACAGTGGGACCCAGGCACATATAGAGGTCTAAGGGTGCCTGAGCACCTGCCCTTTTGCCCTCCTATGAGAGATAGTTTTTTTAATCATTAAATTTTTTCATTGTTTTCTCTCTTATTTAAATTCATTTCCCATCAAGCTAGCTAATTTCCCCCTCCCCCACTTCACTGACCCCATGAGCGCTGGCACCTACACTCCTCCTGCAGGCAGAAGctactgggcacacactggttgaataaatGTTGTTCCCACGCCATTTCAATTCAACGACGTTGAATCAACGtcgaatagatgttgaattgacgtctgtgcccagtgggaagcaaCCAGCTCTGAACAGTAGTGTAGAAGTGGCTTCCTTTTGAGTTGCAAGGGAAGGCTTCAATTCGACTGTTTGTTAGTAAGCCTAAGAGGCAGATGTCAGCAGCAGAATGAACTCCAATCACAAGTAAAGACTAGTTGGAATTGTTTCAAcagtgtagctaactagctatctgATTTACATAATCTACATTCGCTATGATCAGATGATAGCCCACCCCTCTTTGTAGTCTCGTACGAACCATCCTGATCTCGCATATGTAAGTTTGTAACTTTTAGTGGGATGTGGGATTTTGCAGAAAATAAAGGCATATTCTAAAAAAtatgttgaaatttggttacAGGAGCATTAGATACTTCTCAAATTTTACACGAGTCGCGACAATTCCAAGTGTAGCAAAATTGAGTCACTcaattatttttaaaaaatatctaaaaaaggggcaatctgcaattGCTAAAGAAATGTTGGGATTTATAATTAACattacccattgattcttgaagaatataacttaaaaatgcctcaggggtgcatgcttagtcccctcctgtaatccctgttcacccatgactgcatggccaagcacgactccaacaccatcattaagtttgctgacaacagtggtaggtaggcctgatcaccgacaatgatgacaGCCTATAGGGGAggccagagacctggcagtgtggtgtcaggacaacaaactctccctcaacgtgagcaagacaaaggagctgatcgtggacaacaggaaaaggaggaccaaacacacccccattcacacCAACGGGGctttagtggagcgggtcaaAAGTTTAaagttcattggtgtccacatcatcaacaaactatcatggtccaaacacatcaatacagttgtgaagaggtcacgacaacacctttccccctcaggagagtgaaaagatttggcatgggtccccagatccttcaaaggttatacagctgcaccatcgagagcatcctgaccggttgtatcactgccttgtatggcaactgctcggcatcaaccgtaaggcgctacagagggtagtgcatacggcccagtacatcactgaggccaagcttcctgccatccaggacctatatactaggcggtgtcagaggaaggcccaaaaaaattGTCAATGACTCCAGTCACCAATATATAgacttgctattgttattttgtgtttattttttacttaaaatgtatttagtaaatattttcttaaatctatttcttgaactgcattgttggttaagggctcgtacataagcatttcacggtaaggtctacctgttgtatttggcgcatgtgacaaataaattagATTTGATAagattagttcaactgtcataccgcATCAGAGCCCCACAAATATACACTTGTTTCACAAATTTTACATTTTACCGTAGTCATTTAgtagacgttcttatccagagcaaatTACAGGCGCAATTGGGATTACGTGCCATGCTCAAGGACACATCAACAGATGTTGCACCTATTCCGCACGAGGAATCGAAccggcaacctttcggttactggcccaactctctttaAACGCTTGGATACCTACTCCAATGTTCAGTAATGGAGTAATGTTTCTAAACattgtataaaaaataaatacattttaaaaaactgTATAGATTTAAAACATGCTTAAAACTATACTTTTTATATCGTGGATGGTCAATCCTTGCATCCCATATCGCTGTCTATGAATGTAAGAGGTTACATTTTCTCCAGCACCATCCCGAGGCGGGGATTACTTCGTTATTGGCAATTGCTGATTTCACTTCAAATTAGCTAGTTGAGGGTTTACTTTTCTCGTATCAAGAATACAGTAGCATACCTTCATTTTCCCAGCCAGATAAGGCTGTGTGATCACTCTTCCGAATGCTCCCGATGAATTCTGAAGATACTGGCTCAATTTGCTGGT encodes:
- the uap1l1 gene encoding UDP-N-acetylhexosamine pyrophosphorylase-like protein 1 isoform X2; amino-acid sequence: MARFLQISQNRVAVLLLAGGQGTRLGVPYPKGMYNVGLPSSKTLYQIQAERICKIQELTNAKHGSKCTVPWYIMTSEFTLDPTKKFFQENKYFGLDPSDVVMFEQRMIPAVTFDGKVILQDKGKIAMAPDGNGGLYRALVDNKVLENMEKRGVEYLHVYCVDNILVKMADPIFIGFCVSKGADCGAKVVEKAYPAEPVGVVCKVKGVYQVVEYSELRPETAEQRDPGGELVYSAGNICNHFFTRPFLNEVAQKFQGQLKQHVALKKVPFVDREGNLVKPTKPNGIKMEKFVFDVFQFSRKFVAFEVLREEEFSPLKNADGAPLDTPTTARQSLLAQHYRWAVAAGASFLDAQGKSLPPRPRVTRDEDPPAVCEISPLVSFFGEGLEQLLGQKVLTTPFLLDENRAKELLQAQ
- the uap1l1 gene encoding UDP-N-acetylhexosamine pyrophosphorylase-like protein 1 isoform X1; this encodes MLSFEEIKSSLDHAGQSHVLQFWSELSGDDKSTFLVELSQLDLNELREHCERAAESAKTDHSATAADQQIEPVSSEFIGSIRKSDHTALSGWENEGFLQISQNRVAVLLLAGGQGTRLGVPYPKGMYNVGLPSSKTLYQIQAERICKIQELTNAKHGSKCTVPWYIMTSEFTLDPTKKFFQENKYFGLDPSDVVMFEQRMIPAVTFDGKVILQDKGKIAMAPDGNGGLYRALVDNKVLENMEKRGVEYLHVYCVDNILVKMADPIFIGFCVSKGADCGAKVVEKAYPAEPVGVVCKVKGVYQVVEYSELRPETAEQRDPGGELVYSAGNICNHFFTRPFLNEVAQKFQGQLKQHVALKKVPFVDREGNLVKPTKPNGIKMEKFVFDVFQFSRKFVAFEVLREEEFSPLKNADGAPLDTPTTARQSLLAQHYRWAVAAGASFLDAQGKSLPPRPRVTRDEDPPAVCEISPLVSFFGEGLEQLLGQKVLTTPFLLDENRAKELLQAQ